Proteins encoded together in one Streptomyces sp. NBC_01216 window:
- the cysC gene encoding adenylyl-sulfate kinase, whose protein sequence is MNQRGARARRPGATVWLTGLPSAGKTTIAHELAGRLRGAGHRVEVLDGDEIRTFLSVGLGFGRADRDTNVQRIGFVAELLASHGVKVLVPVIAPYQDSRESVRERHRSEGTPYVEVHVAAPVEVCSVRDVKGLYARQAAGEISGLTGVDDPYEEPRDPDLRIESHNQTVQESAAALHALLTERGLA, encoded by the coding sequence ATGAATCAGCGGGGGGCCCGCGCCCGTCGGCCGGGTGCGACGGTCTGGCTGACCGGTCTGCCGAGCGCGGGCAAGACGACCATCGCCCACGAACTCGCGGGACGGTTGCGGGGTGCGGGCCATCGGGTCGAGGTGCTGGACGGCGACGAGATCCGCACGTTCCTCTCCGTGGGGCTCGGCTTCGGCCGCGCGGACCGGGACACCAACGTCCAGCGGATCGGCTTCGTCGCCGAACTCCTCGCCTCCCACGGCGTGAAGGTCCTCGTCCCGGTCATCGCCCCCTACCAGGACAGCCGCGAGAGCGTCCGCGAACGCCACCGGTCCGAGGGCACCCCCTACGTCGAGGTGCATGTCGCGGCGCCGGTGGAGGTGTGTTCGGTGCGTGATGTGAAGGGGCTGTACGCCCGGCAGGCGGCGGGTGAGATCAGTGGTCTCACCGGGGTCGACGACCCCTACGAGGAGCCGCGCGATCCCGATCTGCGGATCGAGTCCCACAACCAGACCGTGCAGGAGTCAGCGGCGGCGCTGCACGCGCTGCTCACCGAGAGGGGCCTGGCGTGA
- a CDS encoding MFS transporter, with amino-acid sequence MNENASEKARSVVSEKNTGGHRSKILAGFVVTVLLTSFVAATYGFGFYLFAQIVTDMRNDLGFGYTVVGTVTAAGQLGFLLFALLGTWLSTRIGGGQVVIGSVVLCGLCLVLVPVTDSIVFIGVLLTILGGTAASVYVPLVEIVGRVIDYRHRGKVLGLVSSGTSYGVFVNSLLVPAYVQDGNWRGLWYSVGFGTLMVTAVAAVTFFRLGLFRPEEEARPGDAGESAEGGAGPRGNSARAGWRMVLVRWVVIVWTMKFLNGFACMPFQNYLSPYLREGLGFDIEFTAQVWGTIGVIGMFAGFAVGWLSDRIGVRASLVMCYALFFASAVLLAVAPVGYLPMVSGVLFALAFYPIYGLVPAYVSKSASGAAATVIFGVTNVTQGVGGIVGNYTAAFLKNLTGDFMWYYVVIAATTVLLGVLTLRLPREGSAESAIGVGKPAPEPDRDVVRATS; translated from the coding sequence ATGAACGAGAACGCATCGGAGAAGGCCAGGTCAGTGGTGAGCGAGAAGAACACCGGCGGACACCGCTCGAAGATCCTCGCCGGATTCGTCGTGACCGTGCTGCTGACCAGTTTCGTCGCGGCGACCTACGGATTCGGGTTCTACCTCTTCGCGCAGATCGTCACCGACATGCGCAACGATCTCGGGTTCGGCTACACGGTGGTCGGGACGGTCACGGCGGCCGGACAGCTCGGCTTCCTGCTGTTCGCCCTCCTCGGTACCTGGCTGTCGACCCGCATCGGCGGCGGCCAGGTCGTCATCGGCTCGGTCGTCCTGTGCGGACTGTGCCTGGTCCTGGTGCCGGTGACCGACAGCATCGTGTTCATCGGCGTCCTGCTGACGATCCTCGGCGGCACCGCGGCGTCCGTGTACGTCCCGCTCGTCGAGATCGTCGGCCGGGTGATCGACTACCGGCACCGCGGCAAGGTGCTGGGCCTGGTGTCCAGCGGCACCAGCTACGGCGTGTTCGTCAACAGCCTGCTGGTGCCGGCCTACGTCCAGGACGGCAACTGGAGGGGCCTGTGGTACTCGGTCGGGTTCGGCACGCTGATGGTGACCGCCGTGGCCGCCGTCACCTTCTTCCGGCTGGGCCTGTTCCGCCCCGAGGAGGAGGCGCGCCCCGGCGACGCCGGAGAGAGCGCCGAGGGCGGGGCCGGCCCGCGCGGCAACAGCGCCCGCGCGGGCTGGCGCATGGTGCTGGTCCGCTGGGTGGTCATCGTCTGGACGATGAAGTTCCTGAACGGGTTCGCCTGCATGCCGTTCCAGAACTACCTGTCGCCCTATCTCCGTGAGGGCCTCGGGTTCGACATCGAATTCACGGCCCAGGTCTGGGGGACGATCGGTGTCATCGGCATGTTCGCCGGATTCGCCGTGGGCTGGCTCTCCGACCGGATCGGCGTACGGGCCTCGCTGGTGATGTGCTACGCGCTCTTCTTCGCCTCCGCCGTCCTGCTGGCGGTCGCGCCGGTCGGGTATCTCCCCATGGTGTCCGGCGTGCTCTTCGCCCTGGCCTTCTACCCGATCTACGGACTCGTTCCGGCGTACGTGTCCAAATCGGCCTCGGGCGCCGCGGCGACGGTCATCTTCGGTGTCACCAATGTGACCCAGGGCGTCGGTGGAATCGTCGGCAACTACACCGCCGCGTTCCTGAAGAACCTCACCGGCGATTTCATGTGGTATTACGTCGTGATCGCGGCGACCACCGTCCTCCTCGGCGTCCTGACCCTCCGGCTGCCCCGGGAGGGCTCGGCCGAGAGCGCCATCGGCGTCGGGAAGCCCGCGCCCGAGCCCGATAGGGACGTCGTCCGTGCCACTTCCTGA
- a CDS encoding class I SAM-dependent methyltransferase, with amino-acid sequence MTTQAPRNGGQAPIAETADADGFEAQYIPTLVDRWDQLIDWDRRRASEQDFFVELLNGAEARRVLDVAAGTGYHSITLAQQGFDITAADGSAEMIERTRRNAERHGQSFRILRADWRGLREHVDGRYDAVICLGSSFPHLFQESDRRAVLEEFHEALNPGGILIVDHRNFDAIRRHRYQSSGNYYYCGTGAEVTVAHVDERLCRFRYDFPDGGTHHLEVYPVLSAELAALLVEAGFDTVQTFGDFREDFDLDEVDFVIHVARKS; translated from the coding sequence ATGACCACACAGGCACCCCGGAACGGGGGCCAGGCCCCCATCGCCGAGACGGCCGACGCGGACGGCTTCGAGGCCCAGTACATCCCCACACTCGTGGACCGATGGGACCAGCTCATCGACTGGGACCGCCGCCGGGCGAGCGAGCAGGACTTCTTCGTGGAACTGCTGAACGGGGCCGAGGCCCGCCGGGTGCTCGACGTCGCCGCGGGCACCGGCTACCACTCCATCACCCTGGCCCAGCAGGGCTTCGACATCACCGCGGCGGACGGCAGCGCGGAGATGATCGAGCGGACCCGTCGGAACGCCGAACGCCACGGGCAGTCCTTCCGCATCCTGCGGGCGGACTGGCGCGGCCTGCGGGAACACGTCGACGGCCGCTACGACGCGGTCATCTGCCTGGGGAGTTCCTTCCCCCACCTCTTCCAGGAGAGCGACCGGCGAGCGGTGCTCGAGGAGTTCCACGAGGCGCTCAACCCCGGCGGCATCCTCATCGTCGACCACCGGAACTTCGACGCCATCCGTCGGCACCGGTACCAGAGCAGCGGCAACTACTACTACTGCGGGACCGGGGCCGAGGTGACCGTGGCCCACGTCGACGAGCGGCTCTGCCGCTTCAGGTACGACTTCCCGGACGGCGGTACGCACCACCTGGAGGTCTACCCCGTTCTGTCGGCGGAGCTGGCGGCGCTGCTGGTCGAAGCGGGCTTCGACACCGTGCAGACCTTCGGCGACTTCCGGGAGGACTTCGACCTCGACGAGGTGGACTTCGTGATCCACGTCGCCCGGAAGTCATGA
- a CDS encoding SDR family NAD(P)-dependent oxidoreductase, protein MSVGTVIVTGGAGGVGRALVGRLLDAGKTVVTCDIDEPGLKSLADEHRGRALRTHVADIASHAACDTFMDEVLATHPDVDGLVNNAGLYLGQPVQDYDDATIERVIAVNIKGPVWLSRRFAGHLLPAERRGAIVNLASVAGEVGSSDALYGTVKAGVIGLTKSNAMNFAPYIRVNVVSPGLIVNTAIADRIPAYRYAEYKRQEQLDGDILPEYVADVCAYLLSDESRTLTGALLRADNGSYPR, encoded by the coding sequence ATGAGCGTCGGCACCGTCATCGTCACCGGCGGAGCCGGCGGCGTCGGACGCGCCCTGGTGGGCCGCCTGCTCGACGCCGGCAAGACCGTCGTCACCTGCGACATCGACGAGCCGGGCCTGAAGTCGCTCGCCGACGAGCACCGCGGCCGGGCCCTGCGCACCCACGTCGCCGACATCGCCTCGCACGCCGCGTGTGACACCTTCATGGACGAGGTCCTCGCCACCCACCCGGACGTCGACGGCCTCGTCAACAACGCCGGCCTCTACCTCGGACAGCCGGTCCAGGACTACGACGACGCCACGATCGAGCGCGTCATCGCGGTCAACATCAAAGGCCCGGTGTGGCTCTCCCGCCGCTTCGCCGGTCACCTGCTGCCGGCCGAACGGCGCGGCGCCATCGTCAACCTGGCGTCGGTCGCGGGTGAGGTCGGCAGCTCCGACGCCCTGTACGGCACGGTCAAGGCGGGCGTCATCGGCCTCACCAAGTCCAACGCCATGAACTTCGCCCCCTACATCCGGGTCAACGTCGTCTCGCCCGGCCTGATCGTCAACACGGCCATCGCGGACCGGATACCGGCCTACCGCTACGCCGAGTACAAGCGCCAGGAGCAACTCGACGGCGACATCCTCCCCGAGTACGTGGCCGACGTGTGCGCCTATCTGCTCAGCGACGAGTCCCGGACGCTGACCGGGGCCCTGCTCCGCGCCGACAACGGCTCCTACCCACGCTGA
- a CDS encoding transaldolase family protein, whose translation MPRVLEELQRVGRSAEIWWDSSPLDFPLWRDRHLATAPDPDTGERWRAQLDRFLCPAEPDRSLVRGITTNPSLVAQSVLASPEGWRREIRELIRHQPTPTVESTFALVYEEALRRAAHEMLPMFRASEGRYGWVSGQLDPRFMLHADLMLEQALRLARISPNLMVKVPGTQQGYEVIRKLVARGISVNSTLSYTVPQFAACAEAVESGLKEAHDQGIDTTRWRAVFTHMIGRFGANTDLRYEAAIREIELSRTDVRWAELAILKRIHALIQEGGHPLKPLLSSLEADDPTAGGNTLSMHLEQSAGGAVAYTCKPRFVADVMRRESELPVFDDRAIAQEVPPRVLEKLLWLPSFHRAYDPAGMRPEEFAHYGSFVSTYAEVMTNTRKLIDFVAHQFQTIAASARPVLLT comes from the coding sequence ATGCCCCGTGTTCTTGAGGAGCTGCAGCGCGTCGGCAGGTCGGCGGAGATCTGGTGGGACTCCTCGCCCCTCGACTTCCCCCTGTGGCGCGACCGCCACCTGGCCACCGCACCCGACCCGGACACCGGGGAACGCTGGCGGGCACAGCTCGACCGCTTCCTCTGCCCGGCCGAGCCCGACCGTTCACTGGTCCGTGGCATCACGACCAACCCCTCCCTGGTCGCCCAGAGCGTCCTCGCCTCCCCCGAAGGCTGGCGCCGCGAGATCCGGGAGCTCATCCGGCACCAGCCGACCCCCACCGTGGAGAGCACCTTCGCCCTGGTCTACGAGGAGGCCCTGCGCCGCGCGGCACACGAGATGCTGCCCATGTTCCGGGCGAGCGAAGGAAGATACGGCTGGGTCTCCGGGCAGCTCGACCCGCGGTTCATGCTGCACGCCGACCTCATGCTGGAACAGGCGCTCCGCCTCGCGCGGATCTCCCCGAACCTGATGGTGAAGGTGCCGGGCACCCAGCAGGGGTACGAGGTCATCCGGAAACTGGTGGCCCGCGGTATCTCCGTCAACTCCACCCTGTCCTACACCGTTCCCCAGTTCGCGGCCTGCGCCGAGGCGGTCGAGTCCGGCCTGAAGGAGGCACACGACCAGGGCATCGACACGACACGGTGGCGCGCGGTCTTCACCCACATGATCGGACGCTTCGGGGCCAACACCGACCTCCGCTACGAGGCCGCCATCCGCGAGATCGAACTCTCCCGGACCGACGTGCGCTGGGCCGAGCTCGCGATCCTCAAACGCATCCACGCCCTCATCCAGGAGGGCGGCCACCCTCTCAAGCCGCTGCTCTCCAGCCTGGAGGCCGACGATCCGACCGCGGGCGGCAACACCCTGAGCATGCACCTGGAACAGAGCGCCGGCGGCGCCGTCGCCTACACCTGCAAACCCCGCTTCGTGGCCGACGTGATGCGCCGGGAGAGCGAACTGCCCGTCTTCGACGACCGCGCCATCGCCCAGGAAGTGCCCCCGCGGGTCCTGGAGAAGCTGCTCTGGCTGCCCTCCTTCCACCGGGCCTACGACCCGGCCGGGATGCGCCCGGAGGAGTTCGCCCACTACGGCTCGTTCGTCTCGACCTATGCCGAGGTGATGACGAACACCCGCAAACTCATCGACTTCGTCGCGCACCAGTTCCAGACCATCGCCGCCTCCGCGCGGCCCGTCCTGCTGACCTGA
- a CDS encoding HAD-IA family hydrolase: MTEHLVIFDCDGVLVDSEKLSARVMREMVAAEGLDFSAGQALAFIRGRKVAEWVGQLEERLGRALPADFVPRFRGGTADLFATELRPVPHVKRVVEDLGLPFCTASSAPREKIVHTLGLTGLLPFFRDRVYSAYEVGVWKPDPGLFLHAAADLGVPAERCAVVEDSRVGVRAGVAAGMSVFGYAPEENGTTAALAAEGAVVFGSMKELPGLLDRWITTTPARAAACD; encoded by the coding sequence ATGACGGAACATCTGGTCATATTTGACTGCGACGGAGTTCTTGTCGACAGTGAGAAGCTGAGTGCCCGGGTGATGCGCGAAATGGTCGCGGCGGAGGGGCTCGACTTCTCTGCCGGGCAGGCTCTCGCATTCATTCGGGGCCGCAAGGTCGCCGAGTGGGTCGGGCAACTGGAGGAACGGCTGGGCAGGGCGCTGCCGGCCGACTTCGTCCCGCGGTTCCGCGGCGGGACGGCCGACCTGTTCGCCACCGAACTACGGCCCGTCCCCCATGTGAAGCGCGTCGTCGAGGACCTCGGACTGCCCTTCTGCACGGCGTCCAGCGCCCCGCGCGAGAAGATCGTCCACACCCTCGGACTGACCGGTCTGCTGCCCTTCTTCCGGGACCGTGTCTACAGCGCGTACGAGGTCGGCGTCTGGAAGCCGGACCCCGGACTCTTCCTCCACGCGGCGGCGGACCTCGGCGTACCCGCCGAGCGCTGCGCGGTGGTCGAGGACAGCCGGGTGGGCGTCCGGGCCGGCGTCGCGGCCGGCATGTCGGTGTTCGGCTACGCGCCGGAGGAGAACGGGACGACCGCGGCCCTGGCCGCCGAAGGGGCCGTCGTCTTCGGCTCGATGAAGGAACTTCCCGGGCTGCTGGACAGGTGGATCACCACGACCCCGGCCCGGGCAGCCGCCTGTGACTGA
- a CDS encoding AfsR/SARP family transcriptional regulator, with amino-acid sequence MQFGVLGPLSFTEGSDSLLPSAPKTRQLLALLVLNSDSLVPLDTCVQELWGEAVPRSAVQSVHTRVFQIRQALAGGPSGRTAEESKRILETHYQGYSLRMAEGALDLHSLDRHLADFRQAQSRKDDLGVSSALRSMLGLWRGRTLLDIPQGPHIQAYATGLENLRATGLEQCIDAELRLGMHHQLLSELSTLVSRHPVHENLHAQYMIALYRSGRTTQSLETYHRLRRALADELGIAPSQRIRQLQTAVLAESAELDVMPPDRTGLSLDLMAPR; translated from the coding sequence ATGCAGTTCGGAGTCCTCGGTCCGCTCTCGTTCACGGAGGGCAGCGACTCTCTCCTGCCATCCGCCCCCAAGACCCGCCAACTCCTGGCACTCCTCGTACTCAACTCCGATTCCCTGGTCCCCCTGGACACCTGCGTCCAGGAACTCTGGGGCGAAGCGGTACCGCGCAGCGCGGTGCAGAGCGTCCACACACGGGTCTTCCAGATACGCCAGGCGCTGGCCGGCGGCCCTTCCGGGAGGACAGCGGAGGAGAGCAAGCGGATTCTGGAGACGCACTACCAGGGCTACTCGCTGCGTATGGCGGAGGGAGCGCTCGACCTTCATTCCCTCGACCGGCACCTGGCCGATTTCCGACAGGCGCAGTCCCGGAAGGACGACCTCGGCGTATCGTCCGCGCTACGTTCGATGCTCGGCCTGTGGCGTGGGCGGACCCTGCTCGACATTCCACAGGGGCCGCATATACAGGCGTACGCCACGGGGCTGGAAAACCTCCGCGCGACCGGACTGGAACAGTGCATCGACGCCGAATTGAGGCTGGGAATGCACCATCAGCTTCTCTCCGAACTCAGCACGCTCGTCTCCCGGCATCCGGTGCACGAGAACCTGCACGCCCAGTACATGATCGCGCTGTATCGGTCGGGCCGCACGACGCAGTCCCTGGAGACCTACCACCGGCTCCGCAGGGCGCTCGCGGACGAACTCGGCATCGCGCCGTCCCAGCGGATCAGACAGTTGCAGACGGCGGTGCTGGCCGAGAGCGCGGAGCTCGACGTGATGCCACCGGACCGGACGGGCCTTTCGCTCGACCTGATGGCGCCCCGCTGA
- a CDS encoding alpha/beta fold hydrolase — MAGWQLDESFSSTSGTVRWGRLGPPDAEPVVLLHGTPFSSFVWQEIARALAGRYQVFVWDMPGYGASAKHPGQDVSLAAQGEVFARLLDHWELTAPAVVAHDFGGAVALRAHLLHKAAYRGLALVDPVALAPWGSPFFRLVGGHAEVFEQLPPALHRALVREYIGSASFPGLRADVAEGLAAPWSDAEGQAAFYRQIAQADQRYTDEIQPLYPRIDIPVAVCWGAEDTWIPVAKARELASVIPGARLTVIPDAGHLVPVDAPAALVCALLAFLHDLG, encoded by the coding sequence GTGGCCGGCTGGCAGTTGGACGAGAGCTTCAGCAGTACCTCCGGCACGGTCCGGTGGGGCCGGCTGGGACCACCGGACGCGGAGCCCGTCGTGCTGCTGCACGGCACGCCGTTCTCCTCGTTCGTCTGGCAGGAGATCGCCCGTGCGCTCGCCGGGCGGTACCAGGTGTTCGTCTGGGACATGCCGGGCTACGGGGCCTCCGCGAAACACCCGGGGCAGGACGTCTCCCTGGCGGCGCAGGGCGAGGTGTTCGCCCGGCTGCTCGACCACTGGGAGCTGACCGCCCCCGCCGTCGTCGCGCATGACTTCGGCGGCGCCGTCGCGCTCCGGGCGCACCTGCTCCACAAGGCCGCCTACCGGGGCCTGGCGCTCGTCGACCCCGTCGCCCTCGCCCCCTGGGGTTCGCCGTTCTTCCGTCTCGTGGGCGGCCACGCCGAGGTCTTCGAACAGCTTCCGCCCGCCCTGCACCGCGCGCTGGTGCGCGAGTACATCGGTTCGGCGAGCTTTCCGGGGCTGCGCGCGGACGTGGCCGAAGGGCTGGCCGCGCCCTGGTCGGACGCGGAGGGCCAGGCCGCCTTCTACCGGCAGATCGCGCAGGCCGATCAGCGGTACACCGACGAGATCCAGCCGCTGTACCCGCGGATCGACATCCCGGTCGCGGTGTGCTGGGGTGCGGAGGACACCTGGATCCCCGTGGCCAAGGCCCGTGAACTGGCCTCGGTGATCCCCGGGGCGCGGCTCACCGTGATCCCCGACGCGGGCCACCTCGTTCCGGTGGACGCCCCCGCCGCCCTCGTCTGCGCGCTGCTCGCCTTCCTGCACGACCTCGGCTGA
- the pdxH gene encoding pyridoxamine 5'-phosphate oxidase, which yields MREQYRTPQLTVSDLAPEPVEQFTRWFKETADSPAIHEPNAMVVSTATPDGRPSSRTVLLKHYDEAGFVFYTNYLSRKGAELTANPYVALLFPWHPLARQVIVTGRAARTGRDETTAYFRTRPHGSQLGAWASRQSSVIDSREELLARYEELAARHPERDQVPVPPQWGGFRVVPETVEFWQGHENRLHDRLRYVRTGNAGDAGEWRVERLSP from the coding sequence ATGCGCGAGCAGTACCGCACGCCCCAGCTGACGGTGAGCGACCTCGCCCCCGAACCGGTCGAACAGTTCACGCGCTGGTTCAAGGAGACCGCCGACAGCCCGGCGATCCACGAACCCAACGCGATGGTCGTCTCGACCGCGACCCCCGACGGCCGCCCGTCCTCGCGCACGGTGCTGCTCAAGCACTACGACGAGGCCGGGTTCGTCTTCTACACCAACTACCTCTCCCGCAAGGGCGCCGAGCTGACGGCCAACCCGTACGTCGCGCTGCTCTTCCCCTGGCACCCGCTGGCCCGCCAGGTCATCGTCACCGGCCGCGCGGCCCGCACCGGCCGGGACGAGACGACCGCCTACTTCCGCACCCGTCCGCACGGCTCCCAGCTCGGCGCGTGGGCCAGCCGGCAGTCCTCGGTGATCGACTCCCGCGAGGAGCTGCTCGCCCGCTACGAGGAACTGGCCGCCCGCCACCCCGAGCGGGATCAGGTGCCGGTGCCGCCGCAGTGGGGCGGATTCCGCGTCGTCCCCGAGACGGTCGAGTTCTGGCAGGGCCACGAGAACCGCCTGCACGACCGGCTGCGGTACGTCCGGACCGGGAACGCCGGGGACGCCGGGGAATGGCGGGTGGAACGCCTCTCGCCCTGA
- a CDS encoding citrate synthase 2, translated as MSDFVPGLEGVVAFETEIAEPDKEGGALRYRGVDIEDLVGHVSFGNVWGLLVDGAFDPGLPAAEPFPIPVHSGDIRVDVQSALAMLAPVWGLKPLLDIDAEQAREDLARAAVMALSYVAQSARGQGLPMVPQSEIDKAESVVERFMIRWRGEPDPRHVKAVDAYWTSAAEHGMNASTFTARVIASTGADVAAALSGAVGAMSGPLHGGAPSRVLGMIEEIERTGDAVAYVKKALDKGERLMGFGHRVYRAEDPRARVLRRTARELDAPRYEVAAALEKAALEELHARRPDRVLATNVEFWAAIMLDFAEVPAHMFTSMFTCARTAGWSAHILEQKRTGRLVRPSARYTGPSRRDPGEIAGYADLASFAG; from the coding sequence ATGTCCGACTTCGTACCCGGACTCGAGGGAGTCGTCGCGTTCGAAACGGAGATCGCCGAACCGGACAAGGAGGGCGGCGCGCTCCGGTACCGCGGCGTCGACATCGAGGATCTGGTCGGCCACGTCTCGTTCGGGAATGTCTGGGGCCTGCTGGTCGACGGGGCGTTCGACCCCGGTCTGCCGGCCGCCGAGCCCTTCCCCATCCCGGTGCACTCCGGTGACATCCGGGTCGACGTCCAGTCCGCGCTCGCCATGCTCGCGCCGGTCTGGGGTCTCAAACCGCTGTTGGACATCGACGCCGAGCAGGCCCGTGAGGACCTGGCCCGGGCGGCGGTCATGGCACTGTCCTACGTCGCCCAGTCGGCCCGCGGCCAGGGCCTGCCGATGGTGCCGCAGAGCGAGATCGACAAGGCGGAGTCGGTCGTCGAGCGGTTCATGATCCGCTGGCGCGGCGAGCCCGACCCCCGGCACGTCAAGGCCGTCGACGCCTACTGGACGTCCGCCGCGGAGCACGGCATGAACGCCTCCACCTTCACCGCCCGGGTCATCGCCTCCACCGGCGCCGACGTGGCCGCCGCGCTCTCCGGGGCCGTGGGTGCCATGTCCGGCCCGCTGCACGGCGGCGCCCCGTCCCGGGTCCTCGGCATGATCGAGGAGATCGAGCGGACCGGTGACGCCGTGGCCTACGTGAAGAAGGCCCTCGACAAGGGCGAGCGTCTGATGGGCTTCGGCCACCGCGTGTACCGCGCGGAGGACCCGCGCGCCCGGGTGCTGCGCCGTACGGCCAGGGAACTGGACGCGCCGCGCTACGAGGTGGCGGCGGCGCTGGAGAAGGCCGCGCTGGAGGAGCTGCACGCCCGTCGCCCGGACCGGGTCCTGGCGACGAACGTGGAGTTCTGGGCGGCGATCATGCTCGACTTCGCCGAGGTTCCGGCGCACATGTTCACCTCGATGTTCACCTGCGCCCGGACGGCCGGCTGGTCGGCGCACATCCTGGAGCAGAAGCGCACGGGCCGCCTGGTGCGTCCCTCGGCGCGCTACACCGGCCCGAGCCGCCGCGACCCCGGCGAGATCGCCGGCTACGCGGACCTGGCCTCCTTCGCGGGCTGA
- a CDS encoding isopenicillin N synthase family dioxygenase: MTHTSQLPIVDLAAADRGPQARRLLHAQLHSAAHDVGFFQLVGHGVTEAETTALTSAMRAFFALPETDRLAVDNINSPHFRGYTRVGDERTGGSRDWRDQLDIGAERPAHVPGPGEPPYWWLQGPNQWPAALPELRAAALNWVERLSGVAERLLHELLASIGARADFYDDIFGPRAHPHLKLVRYPGSAGDGAGQGVGAHKDYGFLTLLLQDRVGGLQVERGGPAVGADSGPERAGGVYQDVPPLPGAFVVNLGELLEVATDGYLVATKHRVVSPPGATERFSVPFFYNPRLDARIVPLRFPHASAAPGVTADPANPLFAEYGLNELKGKLRAHPSVAARHHPRLAASRGRPLSTAS, encoded by the coding sequence ATGACGCACACCTCCCAGCTCCCCATCGTCGACCTCGCCGCCGCCGACCGCGGCCCCCAGGCCCGGCGTCTGCTGCACGCCCAGCTCCACAGCGCCGCTCATGACGTGGGCTTCTTCCAGCTGGTGGGGCACGGCGTCACCGAGGCGGAGACCACGGCGCTCACCTCCGCCATGCGCGCCTTCTTCGCCCTGCCGGAGACCGACCGGCTCGCCGTCGACAACATCAACTCGCCGCACTTCCGCGGCTACACCCGCGTCGGAGACGAACGTACCGGCGGTTCCCGCGACTGGCGCGACCAGCTCGACATCGGCGCCGAACGCCCCGCGCACGTCCCCGGCCCCGGAGAGCCCCCCTACTGGTGGCTCCAGGGCCCCAACCAGTGGCCCGCCGCCCTGCCCGAACTGCGGGCCGCCGCGCTGAACTGGGTCGAGCGGCTCAGCGGGGTCGCCGAACGGCTGCTGCACGAGCTGCTCGCCTCGATCGGTGCCCGCGCCGACTTCTACGACGACATCTTCGGGCCCCGCGCGCACCCGCACCTCAAGCTGGTGCGCTACCCCGGCAGCGCGGGCGACGGCGCCGGCCAGGGCGTCGGCGCGCACAAGGACTACGGCTTCCTGACCCTGCTCCTGCAGGACCGCGTCGGCGGCCTCCAGGTCGAGCGGGGCGGACCGGCGGTCGGCGCCGACTCCGGGCCGGAGCGCGCGGGCGGCGTCTACCAGGACGTGCCGCCGCTGCCCGGCGCCTTCGTCGTCAACCTCGGCGAACTCCTCGAGGTCGCGACCGACGGCTACCTCGTCGCCACCAAGCACCGGGTGGTCTCCCCGCCCGGCGCGACGGAACGCTTCTCCGTCCCGTTCTTCTACAACCCGCGGCTCGACGCCCGGATCGTCCCGCTGCGCTTTCCGCACGCGTCCGCCGCGCCCGGGGTCACGGCGGACCCCGCGAACCCGCTGTTCGCCGAGTACGGCCTCAACGAGCTCAAGGGGAAGCTGCGCGCCCACCCGTCGGTCGCGGCCCGCCACCACCCGCGGCTGGCGGCCTCGCGGGGCCGTCCGCTGTCGACCGCCAGCTGA